A region of the Myxococcus stipitatus DSM 14675 genome:
CTCGTGCTGTTTGGAGGCGTGGAGCAGGCACGCCCCCATCTGCTGTGCCGCGCGACGCTCGCGGCGGGCTCGCTGGAGGCGCTGTGGTGCCGCTGGCTCGCGGGTGAGTCCCTCGAACCCGAGACGCTGCGCGCGTTCGCGGGTGCGCCGGAGCGACTCGCCGAGCCTCTCTACACGCCAGGGCTCGAGGAGGTGCTGCCGCTGTTCTTCGTCGAGCCCGACCCCGCGCGTGCCGAGCGGGCGCTGGAGGTCGTCTCTGCCCGATGGGGGCCCTCCCGCTCCCAACCGTGGCTGGACTTCCTGCGCGCCCTGCTCGGCCTGTGGCGCGAGGACACTTCGGTGGAGGCGGTGAGGGCGCGCTTCGAGAGCAGTGTCGCGGCCACTCCGCCTTCCGCGGTCCATCAGCTGCTCGCACCCGCCTATCTGTGGGGTCGATACATCGAGGCACTTCCTCCGCACGTGCTGCTGGAGCGGATGGGGTCGAGTCTCGGGCGCATCACCGCGCCCGCGCGGGTTGCCGATGTCCAGCCCGTCATGGAGGTCCTCGGCGCGCTCGACGTGCTGACGGCGATGGGGAGGGGCCTGCGCGTGGAGCAGGCACCTGGGAGTGTCGTCCTCTCCGCGCAGGCGCCGGAGGCCGGGGGCACGGACGAGTTCCTGTAGCGCCGTCAATGGGGTGATGCTGCCCGTCGGTCTCTGATTGAGGAGTGTGCCATGACCATCACCATCACCGCCTTTGAAAGCTCGCCTGACCGTGGCAGAGGACTGGCTCGGGACATGCGGGTGCGCTGGGCGTTGGAAGAAGTGGGCCAGCCCTACGAGGTCCGCCTGCTGTCTTTCGAGGCGATGAAGGAGCCCGCGCACAAGGCGCTGCAGCCGTTCGGCCAGATACCGACCTACGAGGAGGGCGAGCTCACCCTGTTCGAGTCCGGCGCCATCATCTTCTACATCGCGGAGCGACATGCCGGCCTGCTGCCAGACGATGCGAATGGTCGCGCGCGCGTGGTCTCATGGATGTTCGCGTCGCTCAACACGGTCGAGCCGCCCATCTTCGACCGGAGTCTGGTGACGATTCTCGAGCGCGACCAGCCTTGGTACGAGCATCGCCTGCGCGCGCTGGACGGGCTCATCCGGAAGCGGCTGGGGGACCTCTCCGCGCGTCTCGGTGATGCAGACTGGCTCGAGGGTGCCTTCAGCGCTGCCGACATCCTCATGGTGACGGTCCTGCGCAGGATTCAAGGAGTGGGCATTCTCGAGGCGCATCCGAACCTCGTCGCCTATGTCGCCCGCGCCGAAGCGCGGCCTGCCTACCAGCGCGCGTTCGCCGCGCAGCTCGCGGTGTTCAACGCCGCCTCATCGACCGCGTGACGAGGCGTGGACAGGGACGCAACGGCCTCACGCGCACCGCGGTGGGCTCGAGCGTTCGTGAAGTCGGGTGAGGCCGTGAGCGACACGACAAGGCGTGAGACGCAGGGGCCCGGGCCTGCGTCGGAGTCGAGGGGGCGCGGCCCTCGACGGCACGGTGGGGAGCGCCAATACTGCTGGAATGCTCACGCTCTACGGCTTTGGTCGCGTCAACTCGAAGGTGGTGGGGTTCACTCGTGACTTGCGCGTCCTGTGGGCGCTGGAGGAGCTGGGCCTGCCCTATCAGGTGCGCGGGATGGATCATCCCTCGGGGGAGCTCCGGAGCGAGGAGTTCCTGCGGCTGAATCCCTTCGCCCAGTTGCCGGTGCTCGACGATGACGGCTTCGTGCTCACCGAGTCAGCGGCCATCCTCCTGTACCTGGCGGAGAAGGCGGGGCGGTTGACTCCCACGGACTTCCAAGGCCGCGCCCAGGTGACGCGCTGGTGCTTCGCCGCGCTCAGCAGCGTCGAGCTCCCACTGGCCCAGTTGCTGATGGTTGACCTGCTCGGCGCCTCGGACCCCACTGGAGCGCAGCGGCGTCCTGGGCTGGTCAAGTATTCCGAGCGGGTGCTGGGCGCGCTGGAGTCCTGGCTGGAGGACCGTGCGTATCTCGTCGGCGAGGAGTTCACCGTCGCGGACATCCTGATGGCCACGGTGCTGCGTGAGGTTCGTCACGCGGGAGTGCTGGAGGGCTTCCCGAAGATCGCCGCCTATCGCGCGCGCTGTGAGGAGCGGCCCGCATGGGTGCGGACGCTGGATGCCTATGTGAAGCGTCTCGGAGCCCCCGAGGAGAGCGTGCGATAGCGCGAGCCGCACGCTCGGACGGGATCAGGGGGGACGGGCTCTCCCCGCTGCCTCTCGGTCGAGGGCGGACCTAGGTCCGCATGTGGGCGGGACTCGGGCCACGGGTCTGAGGTCGCTTCGCGAGCCGCGCCTCGAGTCCGTCGAGCCACACGCGAAGGCCCTGCTCGAACAGCTCATCGAAGTCCAGGTCGAAGCCCGTGGGGAGGTCGGTGAGCACCTTCGCGAAGTGCGGGAAGCGCCCCGACATCGCGACCTGTCGGAAGAGGGACTGGGACTGCCGCATGAACTCCTCGTCGTTCATGCCCGTCTGCGCGATGGCGTCGGCCTCGGACTCGAGGTTGACCGCGATGCCCTGGACGAAGGTGTGGAGCAGGATGTGGACGTGCATCATCTCCCGCGCCGGGAGCCGAGTCTCCTGGAGCGCCCGCATCACCCAGTCCGCGAAGGCGAGTGCCCCGGGCTGGGGTTGAGGCCGCGTGAGGTTCACCACGCGGGCAAGCCACGGGTGGCGCTTGAAGACCCGCCACTCCAGCCGAGCCGCCAGCTCCAGCTGCGCGCGCCAGCCCGGTGGGGGTTCTCGTGGCAGCTTCTCATCGGCGAAGGCCGCCTCCGCCATCATCACGAGCAGCACCTCCTTGCTGGCGACGTACCGGTAGAGCGACATCACCGGCATTCCCAGCTTGGACGCGACACCGCGAATCGACAACGCGGGCAGGCCTTCGTCATCGGCCATGGCGATGGCCGCGCGCACGATGCGCTCGCGTGTGGAGTCCGCCGTGGCGCGCGTCGCCCCTGCTCGCGACGAGCCCCCCGCGACCACGGTGCCCACTCGCGGCAGCGCCTTCACCACCCCTTCTTGTGCGAGCACCTTCAGGGCATGCGACGCCGTCGCGAGCGCGACCTTCCACTGCTTCGCGAGCTCCCGGGTGGACGGCAACCGGTCGCCGGGCTGGAGCGCTCCGGTGTGGAGCTGCCGCTTCACGTCTTCGACGATGCGCTGGTAGGGGGCTGTTCCCATGCAATCTGTACTAGTACAGGTCGCTGAGTTTCCGCACGCCCCGATGCACGCTTCCATCTGAGCTAGGACACCCGGAAACATCGGGGGAGGCCACATTGCGACGGGCCCCTCGTGCGTGCACCGTACGCATCATGTCCCGACCTCACGTCCTCATCGTTGGAGCAGGAATCGCAGGCCCGTCACTCGCCGGATGGCTCACGAGCCAGGGGTGGCGAGTCACCATCGTCGAACGCGCCCGCGCGCTGCGCACCGGAGGGCAGGCCGTGGACTTCCGAGGCCCCGTGCACCGGAAGGTGCTCGAGCGCATGGGACTGTGGGAGGCGATTCACGAACGGCGAACGCGGTTGGGGAAGCAGTCGCTCCTCGATGCCTCGGGCAGGAGCGTGGTGGAGCTGCCCGCGTTGATGATGAGCGGCGACGTCGAGCTTCATCGCGGAGACCTCTGCGAGCTGCTCTTCGAGCGCACGCGAGAGGCGGCGGAGTATCGCTTCGGAGACGCCCCCACCGCGCTGCGCGAGACCCCGGAGGGCGTGGAGGTGGAGTTCGAGCGACATGCTCCTCAGCGCTTCGACCTGGTGGTGGGCGCGGATGGACTTCGCTCGAGCGTGCGCTCACTGCTCTTCGGCGCCGCGGGCGACCCGCTGCGGCACCACGGCTATCGCGTCGTGGGCTGCACCCTGCGAAACACGCTGGGGCTGAGGCAGCGCGGCGTCATCTACAGCGAGCCGGGGCGAGGAGTGAGTGTCACCAGCGCGCATGACGAGGAGTGGGTCCGCGCGCTGTTCGTCTTCACCGGGGGCCCCTTGGGTCCTCACGAGCGTTCTCCGGACTCCGCGCGCGAAGCCGTCTCGGCGGTCTTCGCGGGCGCGGGGTGGGAGACGCGGCAGCTCGTGGCGGGGCTTCGTGAGGCGGACGACGTCTACTTCGATGCCGTCGGCTCCGTCCAACTCGCGCGGTACTCCCAGGGGCGTGTGGTGCTGCTCGGGGACGCGGCGTGGGGCGGCACGCTCGGTGGACAGGGCACGCCCCTCGCGATGGTGGGAGCCTTTGTGCTCGCGGGGGAGCTGCTCGCGAGCCCGGACTCACCTCAGGAGGCCTTCGCGCGCTTCGAGGCCCGGATGCGACCCTATGCGACACCCGCGCAGGACGGCGCGAAGCGGGTGGGGGGCTTCTTCGCCCCGCGCACCCGGTTCGGGTTGCTCCTGCGCAATCGGCTCTACCGGATGCTCACGTCGAAGCCACTCGAGCGTGTGTTCGAGAAGCTCGTCACCCACGCTGCCTGTGCGTTCGAACTCCCCGAGCAGGGGGGCGCTTTCGCTTGGCCTCGGCACCGGCTCGGCGGAGACTTCCCGGATGCTCCTTCGCGACGTCACGGATGACGACCTCTCCCACTTCTTCGAGCACCAGCGCGACCCGGAAGCGCTGCGCATGGCCGCGTTCCCTTCTCGGGAGCGCGATGCCTTCCTGTCTCACTGGCGCACGCGGGTCCTTCTCCCGGAGAACGTGACCCGGACCATCGTCATGGACGGGCAGGTCGTCGGGTACGTCGGCAGCTGGACGCAGGAAGGCAAGCGCCTCGTGGCGTATTGGGTGGGACGTGAGCACTGGGGGAAGGGCGTCGCGACGCGAGCGCTCTCGGAGTTCCTGGTGCACGAGCCGGTTCGTCCGCTCCATGCGTGGGTCGCGGCCCACAACGTCGGCTCGGTCCGCGTCCTCGCGAAGTGTGGTTTCCGCGAGGTGCCCCATGAGAGCGAGCCGACCGAGGACGGCGTGGTGGAGCTCCTCATGATGCTGGGGGCGAACTAGGCCGCGGCAGGTGCGCCCCCTCGGCGCGCCGAGCTGACGCCGCGGCTCGGGCCCGGCGTCAGACGCCCGAGGTGGGCATCACGGAGGACAGGTTCACCAGCGCGTCCCTCCGGTTCCCGTGCCTGGCGAAGTCCTGCACGCTCCGGGCGAGCGTGGCGGCCAGCAGGCCCAGCAAGGGCAGATGCGCGCCCCCCTCGCAGGTGGCCTGCCCGACGGTCTCCTCCGCGTCGGGCGTGAACCGCTCATCCCAGCGCACGAGGCCGAAGGTCCCATCCGCGCTCACCGCGCCATGGAGGAGCGGCTTGCCGGCCCGGCGAGCGAACTCACTCAGCAGCACGCGACTGTCCTGGTTGTCGAAGCAGTCGACCAGGAGGTCCGCGCTTCCACACAGCGCCTCCACGTTGTCGCGCGTGACGCGCACGCCGAACGACTCCGTCTTCACGCCGTGCAGGTTGAGGAACTGGAGCTTGAGCGCCTCGGCCTTGTTCTTCCCCACGGAGGGCTTCACGTAGGCCTGCGCGAGCAGGTTCTTGGACTCCACCCGGTCGAAGTCGATGAACACCAGCGAGGCCGCCAGGTTGCGGCACAGCACCGCGGCCTGCGAGCCGATGGCCCCCACCCCACAAAAGACGATGCGCATGACTCACCTCACCGGGCGCCGAAAGGAACCTTGGGGCGCAGGTAGATGCGCTCCTCGCCCCGGGGACCTCGGAACCGGTCGACCACGAAGTACCGAAAGGTCTCGTGGCTCAGTCCGGACAGGTGCATGCCGGGGACACCTCCCGAGCGGACCAGCTCCGTGGCGATGCGGCGCACATCGTCGTCCGTCACGGGGCGCTCCAGCGCCACCGGCACATCCGCGGACATCCCGTCATAGGTGATGTTGAGCGTGGCCATGTCGTTGCCTCCTCAGAGGGCCCGTGACGGGACGCGGAGTGCGGCCGCAGGGCTGCTCGCGGGACGCCCCCCGGCAGGGCTTCCTGACCGGTGGCGACAGGGAACCCCGTTCCTGGAAAGACGAGGGCCGGGCTCCGCCAGGTGACGGAGTCCGGCCCTCGGTGGCCGCGAGGGGGAGGGTCCTCGCGGCCGGACGCTGACTTCAATGCTGTGCGGCGGAGGGCGCCGGCTGCTCCGGGGGCTCCGTGCTCACGGTGGGCAGCACCGGCACGGCGCCGATGAAGCCCGAGTACGCCATCCGGTTGGGAGAGCACTCGCCCGGGCTGCGCACCTTGTCGGGCGTGGCGTTCTCGAACAGCGCCGAGGCGACGGCTTCAGGGGATGCGGAGGGGTTCAGCTCCAGCCAGAGCGCCGCCACGCCCGCCACGTGCGGCGAGGCCATGGACGTTCCGCTCTGCTCCCGCGTCTCCTTGTCGTTGTAGTGCCACGCGGAGGTGATTTGATTTCCGGGCGCGAAGACGTCCACGCAGTCGCCGTAGTTGGAGAAGTGGGTGCGCTTGTCCTTGGTGTCGGTGGCGGCCACGGTGATGGCCTCCAGCGTCCGGGCCGGCGTGTGCTTGCAGGCATCCGTGGACTCGTTGCCCGCGGCGACCACGTACGTGACGCCCGCGGCGACGGAGCGGCGGACCGCGTCGTCCGTCGCCTGGTCCGGGTCTCCGCCCAGGCTCATGTTGGCCACGGCGGGGGACTGGTGGTTCTTCGTCACCCAGTCGATGCCCGCGATGACGCCGGAGCTGGAGCCCGAGCCGTTGCAGCCCAGCACCCGGACGGAGTGCACCTGGGCGTTCTTGGCCAGGCCATACGTCTTCCCCGCCACC
Encoded here:
- a CDS encoding glutathione S-transferase family protein yields the protein MTITITAFESSPDRGRGLARDMRVRWALEEVGQPYEVRLLSFEAMKEPAHKALQPFGQIPTYEEGELTLFESGAIIFYIAERHAGLLPDDANGRARVVSWMFASLNTVEPPIFDRSLVTILERDQPWYEHRLRALDGLIRKRLGDLSARLGDADWLEGAFSAADILMVTVLRRIQGVGILEAHPNLVAYVARAEARPAYQRAFAAQLAVFNAASSTA
- a CDS encoding ThiF family adenylyltransferase, whose translation is MRIVFCGVGAIGSQAAVLCRNLAASLVFIDFDRVESKNLLAQAYVKPSVGKNKAEALKLQFLNLHGVKTESFGVRVTRDNVEALCGSADLLVDCFDNQDSRVLLSEFARRAGKPLLHGAVSADGTFGLVRWDERFTPDAEETVGQATCEGGAHLPLLGLLAATLARSVQDFARHGNRRDALVNLSSVMPTSGV
- a CDS encoding FAD-dependent monooxygenase, encoding MSRPHVLIVGAGIAGPSLAGWLTSQGWRVTIVERARALRTGGQAVDFRGPVHRKVLERMGLWEAIHERRTRLGKQSLLDASGRSVVELPALMMSGDVELHRGDLCELLFERTREAAEYRFGDAPTALRETPEGVEVEFERHAPQRFDLVVGADGLRSSVRSLLFGAAGDPLRHHGYRVVGCTLRNTLGLRQRGVIYSEPGRGVSVTSAHDEEWVRALFVFTGGPLGPHERSPDSAREAVSAVFAGAGWETRQLVAGLREADDVYFDAVGSVQLARYSQGRVVLLGDAAWGGTLGGQGTPLAMVGAFVLAGELLASPDSPQEAFARFEARMRPYATPAQDGAKRVGGFFAPRTRFGLLLRNRLYRMLTSKPLERVFEKLVTHAACAFELPEQGGAFAWPRHRLGGDFPDAPSRRHG
- a CDS encoding glutathione S-transferase family protein yields the protein MRRRGPGLRRSRGGAALDGTVGSANTAGMLTLYGFGRVNSKVVGFTRDLRVLWALEELGLPYQVRGMDHPSGELRSEEFLRLNPFAQLPVLDDDGFVLTESAAILLYLAEKAGRLTPTDFQGRAQVTRWCFAALSSVELPLAQLLMVDLLGASDPTGAQRRPGLVKYSERVLGALESWLEDRAYLVGEEFTVADILMATVLREVRHAGVLEGFPKIAAYRARCEERPAWVRTLDAYVKRLGAPEESVR
- a CDS encoding GNAT family N-acetyltransferase, producing the protein MLLRDVTDDDLSHFFEHQRDPEALRMAAFPSRERDAFLSHWRTRVLLPENVTRTIVMDGQVVGYVGSWTQEGKRLVAYWVGREHWGKGVATRALSEFLVHEPVRPLHAWVAAHNVGSVRVLAKCGFREVPHESEPTEDGVVELLMMLGAN
- a CDS encoding TetR/AcrR family transcriptional regulator C-terminal domain-containing protein; this translates as MGTAPYQRIVEDVKRQLHTGALQPGDRLPSTRELAKQWKVALATASHALKVLAQEGVVKALPRVGTVVAGGSSRAGATRATADSTRERIVRAAIAMADDEGLPALSIRGVASKLGMPVMSLYRYVASKEVLLVMMAEAAFADEKLPREPPPGWRAQLELAARLEWRVFKRHPWLARVVNLTRPQPQPGALAFADWVMRALQETRLPAREMMHVHILLHTFVQGIAVNLESEADAIAQTGMNDEEFMRQSQSLFRQVAMSGRFPHFAKVLTDLPTGFDLDFDELFEQGLRVWLDGLEARLAKRPQTRGPSPAHMRT
- a CDS encoding S8 family peptidase produces the protein MTKLTLALGGLALLGACSSRTVCRDPSTTAALLARPTEKFLSVKKKVPGQYVVVLKAPEAGLQPLAVSEATESLTAKYGGDTFALYEHALRGFATRMTEEQARALSADPAVAYVQEDGVMSILESQPRPTWGIDRVDQRNLPLDKLYMYNATGLGVHVYILDTGVRFSHREFEGRASVGFDAIGDSMKGNDCHGHGTHVAGTVAGKTYGLAKNAQVHSVRVLGCNGSGSSSGVIAGIDWVTKNHQSPAVANMSLGGDPDQATDDAVRRSVAAGVTYVVAAGNESTDACKHTPARTLEAITVAATDTKDKRTHFSNYGDCVDVFAPGNQITSAWHYNDKETREQSGTSMASPHVAGVAALWLELNPSASPEAVASALFENATPDKVRSPGECSPNRMAYSGFIGAVPVLPTVSTEPPEQPAPSAAQH